From Natronorubrum halophilum, a single genomic window includes:
- a CDS encoding nuclear transport factor 2 family protein: protein MGETPETDVERKSIVLEYFRRLDRGGDFLELFADDVRVFYPKWGIATGREEVGEMFGDVGSLVTSMSHDYETFNYVIDGDMIVVEGTSTGETAEGKEWKPDGTPGGGRWCDVFEVRNGKIQRLFIYLDPDYAGTDTEQYPWL, encoded by the coding sequence ATGGGAGAAACTCCAGAAACAGATGTCGAACGGAAGAGCATCGTCCTCGAGTACTTCAGACGGCTAGATCGCGGAGGCGACTTCCTCGAGCTCTTTGCGGACGATGTCCGCGTCTTCTACCCGAAGTGGGGGATCGCGACCGGACGCGAAGAAGTCGGGGAGATGTTCGGTGATGTCGGCAGTCTCGTCACGTCGATGTCTCACGACTACGAGACGTTCAATTACGTCATCGACGGAGATATGATCGTCGTCGAGGGGACGAGTACCGGCGAAACCGCGGAGGGGAAAGAGTGGAAACCAGACGGCACACCCGGCGGTGGCCGCTGGTGTGACGTATTCGAAGTCCGGAACGGGAAGATCCAGCGCCTCTTTATCTATCTCGATCCCGATTACGCCGGAACGGACACGGAGCAATACCCCTGGCTCTAA
- a CDS encoding LLM class flavin-dependent oxidoreductase: protein METFAFHLMPYQDIDDITEKKSAWPWVEHEYDPEKGAQYYKDYLSQLEYAAELGFDGIGVNEHHYNAYGLQPSPNITASNLAARTDDTTIAFFGNLPALRKNPIRLAEELAMLDNITEGRIISGFPRGIPSEYLAYGIDIRESRSRFEEAWDLILKSWTADEPFDWDGEHFQYENVYIWPRPYQDPHPPLWMPAESEESLRFTAENQVPTGLVFQPVDTISEKFSEYRQYAEEDYGWSPSDEDFSVMRAIYVAETMEKAREEAEPHLRKFYQTLTAGVHVGVSAGMMGDQPYDPEKWDEYIEELHPHGEFAYNYDFDEFQEYGETIVGTPEYVAEQLEEQYEAVGGFGRIVGQFHFGDLPDWKVRKNLRLYADEVKPEVDKIGDVNP, encoded by the coding sequence ATGGAAACCTTTGCGTTCCACCTGATGCCGTATCAGGATATCGACGATATTACCGAGAAGAAGTCCGCCTGGCCCTGGGTCGAGCACGAGTACGATCCGGAGAAGGGGGCTCAGTATTACAAGGACTATCTCAGCCAACTCGAGTACGCCGCCGAGCTAGGATTCGACGGCATCGGTGTCAACGAGCACCACTACAACGCCTACGGGCTGCAGCCGAGTCCGAACATTACGGCGTCGAACCTGGCGGCCCGTACCGACGACACGACGATCGCGTTCTTCGGGAATCTGCCGGCGCTCCGCAAGAATCCGATCCGGCTCGCGGAGGAACTCGCGATGCTGGACAACATCACCGAGGGTCGGATCATCAGCGGCTTCCCCCGTGGCATCCCGAGCGAGTACCTCGCGTACGGAATCGACATCCGAGAGTCGCGCAGTCGCTTCGAGGAAGCGTGGGATCTGATCTTGAAGTCGTGGACCGCCGACGAACCGTTCGACTGGGACGGTGAGCACTTCCAGTACGAGAACGTCTACATCTGGCCTCGCCCCTACCAGGATCCGCACCCGCCGCTCTGGATGCCGGCCGAGAGCGAAGAGTCGCTTCGATTCACCGCCGAGAATCAAGTTCCGACGGGGCTGGTCTTCCAGCCGGTCGACACTATCAGCGAGAAGTTTTCCGAGTACCGCCAGTACGCGGAGGAGGATTACGGCTGGAGCCCCAGCGACGAGGATTTCAGCGTGATGCGAGCCATCTACGTCGCCGAGACGATGGAAAAGGCCCGCGAAGAAGCGGAACCTCACCTCCGGAAGTTCTATCAGACGCTCACCGCCGGCGTTCACGTCGGCGTTTCCGCGGGCATGATGGGCGATCAACCCTACGACCCCGAGAAGTGGGACGAGTACATCGAAGAGCTCCACCCGCACGGCGAATTCGCGTACAATTACGACTTCGACGAGTTTCAGGAGTACGGCGAGACGATCGTCGGTACCCCCGAGTACGTCGCCGAACAACTCGAGGAGCAGTACGAGGCCGTCGGTGGATTCGGCCGCATTGTCGGTCAGTTCCACTTCGGCGACCTCCCCGACTGGAAGGTCCGCAAGAACCTTCGACTGTACGCCGACGAGGTCAAGCCCGAAGTCGACAAGATCGGCGACGTCAATCCCTGA
- a CDS encoding VOC family protein → MSPSLHQSLLMVSDLDASVAFYRDIVGLEPDEIADGNAEFDTGRCTLVLEEDFDPEVLDAFGLDEPGDERGRGVIVAIDVDDPEAVDTVCERAAEAVETVRMEPTDVEWGRRMALLSDPDDYTVEISAPR, encoded by the coding sequence ATGTCGCCATCGCTTCACCAGTCGCTGTTGATGGTCTCGGACCTCGATGCATCAGTGGCGTTCTACCGGGATATCGTCGGGTTGGAACCCGACGAGATCGCCGACGGGAACGCCGAGTTCGACACCGGCCGCTGTACGCTCGTCCTCGAGGAGGACTTCGATCCGGAGGTGCTCGACGCCTTCGGACTGGACGAACCTGGTGACGAGCGCGGACGAGGCGTCATCGTCGCGATCGACGTCGACGATCCGGAAGCGGTCGACACCGTGTGCGAGCGGGCCGCCGAAGCGGTCGAGACGGTCCGGATGGAACCGACTGACGTCGAGTGGGGGCGGCGGATGGCTCTCCTGTCCGATCCCGACGACTACACGGTCGAGATTTCGGCCCCGCGGTAG
- a CDS encoding DUF120 domain-containing protein has translation MTVTVEGTVVSGFGTGNEFVSLEGYARQFRAVLGYEPYPGTLNLDLPHPIDTRLEQLDPVRINGWRDGDRSFGAVYCYPASAADADESVRLHAIVPKRTDHDTSTLELISPVNLRNRFDLSDDASFAVRVESESSDTG, from the coding sequence ATGACAGTTACCGTAGAGGGTACCGTCGTTAGCGGTTTCGGTACCGGAAACGAATTCGTCTCTTTGGAGGGGTACGCGCGGCAGTTCCGGGCCGTACTAGGGTACGAGCCGTACCCCGGAACGCTCAACCTCGATCTTCCCCACCCGATCGATACTCGACTCGAGCAACTCGACCCAGTACGTATCAACGGCTGGCGGGATGGCGACCGCTCGTTCGGAGCCGTCTACTGCTATCCCGCGTCGGCCGCCGACGCCGACGAGTCCGTCCGGTTGCACGCTATCGTTCCAAAACGCACCGACCACGATACGTCGACGCTCGAACTCATCTCACCCGTCAATCTGCGGAACCGGTTCGATCTCTCCGACGATGCTTCGTTCGCGGTTCGCGTCGAGTCCGAGTCGTCGGATACTGGATAA
- the ribB gene encoding 3,4-dihydroxy-2-butanone-4-phosphate synthase yields MLPDNYSYRQKDPESGVENAVEAFRNGDPVMIHDAAERENEVDLVYPAYSITPSDVARLRNDAGGLICVALSYDVAEAFGLSFVDEMVDHPATTDTDIEYDDRSSFSLTVNHRDTFTGVVDNDRALTISALGDAARAPARTDFAAEFDIPGHVHLLKAAPNLLADRQGHTELGIALAERADIPPAAVVCEMLDDRTGGALSRSNAASYAAENDFVFIDESTIIDELTYRSK; encoded by the coding sequence ATGCTGCCGGATAACTACAGTTACCGCCAGAAAGACCCCGAAAGCGGAGTAGAGAACGCCGTCGAGGCGTTCAGAAACGGAGATCCGGTAATGATTCACGACGCCGCCGAGCGCGAAAACGAAGTCGATCTCGTTTACCCGGCCTATTCCATTACCCCGTCCGATGTCGCTCGCCTCCGGAACGATGCGGGCGGACTCATCTGCGTCGCGCTGTCGTACGACGTCGCCGAGGCGTTCGGATTGTCGTTCGTCGACGAGATGGTCGACCATCCGGCGACGACGGACACCGATATCGAGTACGACGATCGGTCTTCGTTCTCCCTGACGGTCAACCACCGGGATACCTTCACCGGGGTCGTAGACAACGACAGGGCGCTCACCATCTCCGCACTCGGCGATGCGGCGCGGGCTCCGGCCAGGACGGATTTCGCGGCCGAGTTCGACATTCCGGGACACGTTCACCTGTTGAAGGCCGCGCCGAACCTCCTCGCGGATAGACAGGGACACACGGAGCTCGGTATCGCGCTCGCTGAGCGGGCCGATATTCCGCCGGCCGCCGTCGTCTGTGAAATGCTAGACGACCGGACGGGCGGTGCGCTCTCCCGATCTAATGCCGCATCGTACGCTGCCGAGAACGATTTCGTCTTCATCGACGAGTCGACGATCATCGACGAGCTTACTTACAGGTCGAAGTGA
- a CDS encoding iron-containing alcohol dehydrogenase family protein encodes MNGNLFTFEYEPSTIHHGPGIVGNLESVLDRHDLSRALIVTDGNLSEVPVVMDPVENGASDRLVGTFDGVTPEKYLKTAYEGARRVRDEEIDALIALGGGSSLDIAKQISVLVGHDRPLDDVVDEILEREAMLLPEEGVQLIDIFAVPTTLPGADLSQVAGIKLSLDPAGQAKSEIPSAGVSDSRLMPTVVFHDLELFATTPERVLARSAMNGFDKGIEMLYTKHHNPITDGTAVRGVRLLYEGLPAITAESTSEDDLARIVRGIAAAQYGLSTPNAYRASVIHSFGHAIARNYEVQQGVAHAIAAPHVLRYLFEQVDGRRDLLAEAFRVQDETATAEETADAVVDAVAATRDALDLPSQLQTIEGTERSHFPDLARAVIEDPFMDAGPRRLEATQSDIESVFERMW; translated from the coding sequence ATGAACGGGAACTTGTTTACCTTCGAGTACGAGCCGAGTACGATTCACCACGGCCCGGGTATCGTTGGGAATCTCGAGTCGGTACTCGATCGTCACGACCTCTCACGAGCCCTCATCGTCACTGACGGGAACCTGTCCGAGGTCCCCGTCGTGATGGATCCAGTCGAGAACGGAGCCAGCGACCGACTCGTCGGCACCTTCGACGGAGTGACGCCAGAGAAGTACCTGAAGACCGCCTACGAGGGCGCTCGCCGCGTCCGCGACGAGGAGATCGACGCGCTCATCGCGCTCGGCGGCGGGAGTAGTCTCGATATCGCCAAGCAAATCAGCGTCCTCGTCGGACACGACCGTCCCCTGGACGACGTCGTAGACGAGATCCTGGAACGGGAAGCGATGCTCCTCCCCGAGGAGGGCGTTCAGCTGATCGACATCTTTGCGGTTCCGACGACCCTCCCCGGCGCGGATCTCTCGCAGGTTGCGGGCATCAAACTCAGCCTCGATCCGGCCGGACAGGCCAAATCCGAGATTCCGAGCGCCGGCGTCTCCGACAGCCGGCTGATGCCGACGGTGGTCTTCCACGATCTGGAACTGTTCGCCACGACGCCGGAACGCGTCCTCGCCCGATCGGCGATGAACGGGTTTGACAAGGGGATCGAAATGCTGTATACCAAACACCACAACCCGATCACCGACGGGACGGCAGTTCGGGGCGTCAGGCTGCTGTACGAGGGACTTCCAGCGATCACCGCGGAGTCGACGAGCGAGGACGATCTCGCTCGAATCGTACGGGGGATCGCCGCGGCACAGTACGGGCTGTCGACCCCGAACGCGTACCGAGCCTCCGTGATTCATTCGTTCGGCCACGCTATCGCGCGGAACTACGAGGTCCAACAGGGAGTCGCACACGCGATCGCCGCACCGCACGTACTCCGCTACCTCTTCGAACAGGTCGACGGTCGTCGGGATCTGCTGGCCGAAGCGTTCCGGGTTCAAGACGAGACGGCCACCGCCGAGGAAACAGCCGACGCGGTCGTCGACGCCGTCGCGGCGACTCGAGACGCCCTCGACCTCCCGTCACAACTGCAGACGATCGAGGGGACGGAGCGGAGTCACTTCCCCGACCTCGCGCGGGCGGTCATCGAGGATCCGTTTATGGACGCCGGGCCGCGCAGACTCGAGGCGACGCAGTCCGATATCGAGTCGGTGTTCGAACGAATGTGGTGA
- a CDS encoding TatD family hydrolase, which translates to MTASHPTKRPTDATHLDEQDVDIPRELLNLPWIDVHNHAHTLSWEDRERYALSGCRSMIMVASGYHWTPYKPVKADDIRYLWDDAVNRRAAIERNHFFEAKLGLGIHTGVRIENPDELLAAMGDYCELEEVVAIGETGVTPSQHVSSWDVDHQRAIVQAQMELASEHELPVILHTPNRSTDSGRSYRPGTGIPGYEKNTNLGCEPVLDGDNPALDAVKIDVEAMRDAGLDDRRVVASHADGNNTEYLMENTDCYLSYTIGHSWLIGVTAADVADAIDEYGPERIMIDTDCANVLRTDPFALKRAIFELYRYGIDEEAIRRVVLDNPREVFEFEA; encoded by the coding sequence ATGACAGCATCCCATCCGACGAAACGCCCGACAGACGCAACGCACCTCGACGAACAGGACGTAGACATTCCGAGGGAGCTTCTCAATCTTCCGTGGATAGACGTTCACAACCACGCACATACGCTTTCGTGGGAAGACCGAGAGCGGTACGCCCTCTCCGGATGCCGGTCCATGATCATGGTCGCATCGGGCTATCACTGGACGCCGTACAAGCCCGTCAAAGCCGACGATATCAGGTATCTCTGGGACGACGCGGTCAATCGCCGGGCGGCGATCGAGCGAAACCACTTCTTCGAGGCCAAACTCGGGTTGGGTATCCACACGGGCGTCCGTATCGAGAACCCCGACGAACTGTTGGCCGCGATGGGCGACTACTGCGAACTCGAGGAGGTAGTCGCGATCGGTGAAACCGGCGTCACCCCCTCCCAGCACGTCAGTAGCTGGGACGTCGACCACCAGCGGGCGATCGTCCAGGCGCAGATGGAACTCGCATCGGAACACGAGCTACCGGTGATCCTCCACACGCCGAACCGGTCTACGGACTCGGGGCGATCGTATCGCCCCGGGACGGGTATCCCGGGGTACGAGAAGAATACGAATCTCGGCTGCGAACCCGTACTAGATGGCGACAACCCTGCTCTCGACGCGGTGAAGATAGACGTCGAGGCGATGCGAGATGCAGGGTTAGACGACAGACGAGTCGTCGCCTCGCACGCCGACGGAAACAATACGGAGTACCTGATGGAGAACACCGACTGTTATCTGAGCTATACGATCGGACACTCGTGGTTGATCGGCGTCACTGCCGCCGACGTCGCCGACGCGATCGACGAGTACGGGCCGGAACGGATCATGATCGATACCGACTGTGCGAACGTCCTCAGAACGGATCCGTTCGCCCTGAAGCGGGCTATCTTCGAGCTGTATCGGTACGGAATCGACGAAGAGGCGATTCGAAGGGTCGTCCTGGATAATCCGCGCGAGGTTTTCGAGTTCGAGGCGTGA
- a CDS encoding ATP-binding protein: MTFYDRNDELAALDTAFGSPDHEFYVVYGRRRVGKTELLKEFCTSRPHIYFLAAQEAEHRQREKFVEQVADGFSDRIPRIDGWDDAFEYLGEKLASERRVVVIDEFPYLVDENDSVPSYVQAFVDEQLQHTDSMLVLCGSSVSTMESEVLGHESPLYGRRTGQIDLQPFSFQQARDVISYDIVDAIRSYSVTGGTPLYLTLFDYDRTLAENIRSRVLSPTALLYNEPEFLLRTELRTPARYMSILEAVALGHTTPNDISGATGVDPGPLSKYLQTLRRLRLIDRDVPVTASGQKSKRSRYRVADEFLRFWFRYMEPNRSSIEEAPTVVFDGTIEPDLPTHVATTYEEVCQEAVWEAVRCGDIDPYAKVGRWWYGEEEIDIVGLAPDDDRILLAECKWTADPVGHALVKSLRSKAESVRWGSGNREEQFALFSKSGFVDGLEDELDDSWSLFGLDDLERLFRPASQAYESPDS, encoded by the coding sequence ATGACCTTCTACGATCGGAACGACGAGTTGGCTGCGCTGGATACTGCGTTTGGCTCGCCCGACCACGAGTTCTACGTCGTCTATGGGCGACGACGCGTCGGAAAGACGGAACTACTCAAGGAATTCTGTACTAGCCGCCCGCACATCTACTTCCTCGCGGCACAGGAAGCCGAACACCGTCAACGTGAGAAATTTGTTGAGCAAGTCGCCGACGGTTTCAGCGACCGTATTCCGCGGATCGACGGCTGGGATGACGCCTTCGAGTACCTCGGCGAAAAATTAGCATCAGAGCGACGCGTCGTCGTCATCGACGAGTTTCCGTACCTGGTCGACGAGAACGACTCGGTACCGTCATACGTCCAGGCGTTCGTCGATGAACAACTCCAGCACACGGATTCCATGCTCGTCCTCTGTGGCTCGAGCGTGAGTACGATGGAGTCCGAAGTACTCGGCCACGAAAGCCCGCTATACGGCCGGCGAACGGGTCAGATCGATCTCCAGCCGTTCTCGTTCCAGCAGGCCCGGGACGTCATTTCGTATGATATTGTTGACGCGATTCGGTCGTATTCGGTCACCGGCGGTACACCGCTGTATCTCACCCTCTTTGACTACGACCGGACACTTGCCGAGAACATTCGATCGAGAGTCCTCTCGCCCACAGCCCTCCTCTACAACGAACCGGAGTTCCTGTTGCGGACTGAGTTGCGAACTCCCGCCCGCTACATGAGCATCCTCGAGGCAGTTGCGTTGGGCCATACGACACCAAACGATATTTCAGGAGCGACGGGGGTCGATCCGGGACCGTTATCGAAGTATCTGCAAACACTTCGGCGACTTCGGCTCATCGACCGCGACGTTCCAGTTACCGCATCCGGGCAAAAGTCCAAACGGTCTCGATATCGCGTTGCCGATGAATTCCTGCGTTTCTGGTTCCGATACATGGAGCCGAACCGCTCGAGTATCGAAGAAGCCCCGACCGTCGTCTTCGATGGGACCATCGAACCTGATCTTCCCACCCACGTTGCAACGACATACGAGGAGGTCTGTCAGGAGGCCGTCTGGGAGGCTGTCCGATGCGGTGACATCGACCCATACGCGAAGGTAGGGAGATGGTGGTACGGAGAGGAGGAGATCGATATCGTCGGTCTCGCACCAGACGACGATCGGATCCTGCTTGCCGAGTGCAAGTGGACCGCCGATCCTGTCGGCCACGCGCTCGTCAAGAGTCTTCGATCCAAAGCTGAAAGCGTTCGATGGGGGTCAGGAAACCGGGAGGAACAGTTCGCCCTCTTTTCGAAAAGCGGATTCGTCGACGGGCTCGAGGACGAACTCGACGACAGTTGGTCGTTATTCGGTCTCGACGACCTCGAGAGGCTTTTTCGACCCGCTAGCCAAGCGTACGAGTCTCCCGATTCGTAG
- a CDS encoding metallophosphoesterase family protein, translating into MPFDRRHIDLEEYGDLYVVGDVHGCLEALEALLSKLELDDDDLVIFVGDLLRKGPASGAVLDRVRRSPQLVSVRGNNEQKLLDGTASLETLDSDDLEYLETLPTAISWDGGLVVHGGVDPNRPLSSHSSDSLLTMRAPDGDGYDGPFWFDEYEGEPRVFFGHTVLSQPLDREWAIGLDTGCVYGGSLTAYDVRREQFVSVSASGYADRSADKIVATSGR; encoded by the coding sequence ATGCCCTTCGACCGGCGCCACATCGATCTCGAGGAGTACGGTGATCTCTACGTCGTCGGCGACGTTCACGGCTGTCTCGAGGCTCTCGAGGCGTTGCTATCGAAACTGGAACTCGACGACGACGATCTCGTGATCTTCGTCGGCGATCTGCTTCGGAAGGGACCGGCGAGCGGGGCGGTTCTCGACAGAGTACGACGCTCGCCGCAGCTAGTTTCGGTCCGTGGAAACAACGAGCAAAAACTCCTCGACGGGACGGCCTCGCTCGAAACCCTCGATTCGGACGACCTCGAGTACCTCGAAACGCTCCCGACCGCGATCTCGTGGGACGGCGGCCTCGTCGTTCACGGAGGCGTCGATCCGAACCGGCCGCTTTCCTCGCACTCGAGTGACTCGCTGTTGACGATGCGGGCCCCCGACGGGGATGGGTACGATGGTCCGTTCTGGTTCGACGAGTACGAGGGGGAACCGCGGGTGTTTTTCGGCCACACGGTTCTCTCACAGCCTCTCGATCGCGAGTGGGCGATCGGCCTCGATACGGGGTGTGTCTACGGCGGCAGTCTCACGGCGTACGACGTCCGCCGCGAGCAGTTCGTGAGCGTTTCGGCGAGCGGGTACGCGGATCGATCGGCCGATAAAATCGTCGCAACCAGCGGGCGATAA
- the ppk1 gene encoding polyphosphate kinase 1, which produces MNERESFDGTDQRDNETDQSVTEPPDTGADDTEGVPNETEPSMRPASGTDETELEYRSISADSEPTAATNGTSVAAVESIPVDGSEVDLSDPTYYLNRERSELAFQRRVLFEALDDENPLLERVKFLAIFTTNMDEFFRKRVGGLKQQIAAGITTKTPDGKTPTEQWVEVLEESRSLFELQSRCYREEIRPALEENDIRIVDHEALSPETQTRLRERFESSILPTLTPLTFDPAHPFPFISNQSLSLAVLTREHPDAEPTFSRVKIPRNQVRLLAVDGETRYVPLESVVRANLDLLFPNVELVEMVLFRVTRNAEVRRNEEVAEDLIEMIEEVIEERRFATAVRLEIEPDAPDQIRDILTEQLGLDDREVFELQGPLDYRDLSELTALGRPDLQLPDWTPQPHPRLETCNDESTIFDVIRDRDILVHHPYHSFEGTVQRFLQAAANDPDVLAIKAAIYRTASDSRIIESLLEAARNGKQVAVMVELKARFDEKNNLEWAKKLEEEGIHVAYGTIGYKTHAKTSLVVRREDDSVRLYSHIGTGNYHSETAKRYEDLGLLTADRDIGQDLASLFNYFTGHSMSQEYRKLLVAPGNMRERFTSLIRAETQRALNGNDARIVAKMNRLEDPTLIRELYRASIAGVDIDLIVRGICRLRPGIDGVSETITVQSIVGRFLEHSRIFYFRADGADRYYIGSADWMSRNLDSRVETVTPIEAPQLQTGLREILETLLCDTANRWVMQSDGSYERCRPSTDEPSEDAHETFMRLAGITGPR; this is translated from the coding sequence ATGAACGAACGAGAGTCATTCGACGGAACGGATCAGCGCGACAACGAGACGGATCAATCAGTGACCGAACCACCGGATACCGGTGCCGACGACACCGAGGGTGTACCGAACGAAACGGAGCCATCGATGCGACCGGCCAGCGGGACTGACGAGACGGAACTCGAGTACCGTTCGATTTCCGCTGATTCCGAGCCGACAGCCGCGACGAACGGAACGTCGGTCGCCGCTGTCGAAAGCATCCCCGTCGACGGATCGGAAGTTGACCTTTCCGACCCGACCTACTATCTCAACCGCGAACGCAGCGAACTCGCGTTTCAACGACGCGTTCTCTTCGAGGCGCTCGACGACGAAAACCCACTGTTAGAGCGGGTGAAGTTCCTCGCGATTTTCACGACGAACATGGACGAGTTCTTCCGCAAGCGAGTCGGCGGGCTGAAACAGCAGATCGCTGCGGGAATCACCACGAAAACCCCCGACGGGAAGACGCCGACCGAACAGTGGGTGGAGGTGCTTGAGGAGTCTCGGTCGCTGTTCGAACTCCAGAGTCGGTGTTACCGGGAGGAGATACGCCCCGCCCTGGAGGAGAACGACATCCGAATCGTCGATCACGAGGCGCTGTCGCCGGAGACGCAAACGCGCCTCCGCGAGCGCTTCGAGAGTTCGATTCTGCCGACCCTGACCCCGCTGACGTTCGATCCGGCACACCCCTTCCCGTTCATCTCGAACCAGAGCCTTTCGCTCGCCGTCCTTACCCGAGAACATCCCGACGCCGAGCCCACGTTCTCCCGAGTGAAGATCCCCCGTAATCAGGTCCGACTGCTTGCAGTCGACGGCGAGACGCGGTACGTTCCCCTCGAGAGCGTTGTCCGCGCGAACCTCGATCTGCTCTTTCCGAACGTCGAACTCGTCGAGATGGTCCTGTTTCGCGTGACGCGCAACGCAGAAGTGCGGCGCAACGAGGAAGTCGCGGAGGATCTGATCGAGATGATCGAAGAGGTGATCGAAGAACGACGCTTCGCCACCGCCGTTCGTCTCGAAATCGAACCCGACGCGCCCGATCAGATTCGCGACATTCTGACGGAGCAACTCGGACTCGACGACCGGGAGGTCTTCGAACTCCAGGGACCGCTCGATTACCGGGATCTTTCGGAGCTGACTGCACTGGGGCGCCCGGATCTCCAGCTTCCCGACTGGACGCCACAGCCACACCCCCGACTCGAGACGTGCAACGACGAGTCGACCATCTTCGACGTCATTCGCGATCGCGACATCCTCGTTCATCATCCGTACCACTCCTTCGAGGGAACCGTCCAGCGCTTCCTGCAGGCGGCAGCCAACGATCCGGACGTTCTGGCGATCAAGGCGGCGATCTACCGAACGGCGAGCGATTCGCGGATCATCGAAAGCCTCCTCGAAGCCGCCCGGAACGGTAAGCAAGTCGCGGTCATGGTCGAATTGAAGGCGCGCTTCGACGAGAAAAACAACCTCGAGTGGGCGAAGAAGCTCGAAGAAGAGGGGATTCACGTGGCCTACGGGACGATCGGCTACAAGACCCACGCGAAAACCTCGCTGGTCGTCCGCAGGGAGGACGACAGCGTTCGGCTCTATTCTCACATCGGAACCGGAAACTACCACTCCGAGACGGCGAAACGGTACGAGGACCTCGGATTGCTGACGGCCGATCGCGACATCGGCCAGGACCTCGCGAGTCTCTTCAACTACTTCACCGGCCATTCGATGTCACAGGAGTACCGGAAGTTGCTCGTCGCACCGGGGAACATGCGCGAGCGCTTTACGTCCCTGATCCGCGCGGAAACCCAGCGCGCGCTCAACGGGAACGACGCACGGATCGTCGCCAAGATGAACCGACTCGAGGATCCGACGCTGATCCGAGAATTGTACCGGGCGTCGATCGCTGGCGTCGATATCGACCTGATCGTTCGCGGCATCTGCCGACTCCGACCGGGGATCGACGGCGTCAGCGAGACGATCACCGTCCAGAGCATCGTCGGCCGGTTCCTCGAGCACTCGCGGATCTTCTACTTCCGTGCCGACGGTGCGGACCGATACTACATCGGCTCGGCGGACTGGATGTCCCGCAACCTCGACAGCCGCGTCGAAACCGTGACGCCGATCGAGGCTCCCCAGTTGCAGACCGGACTCCGGGAGATCCTCGAGACGCTCCTGTGCGATACGGCAAACAGGTGGGTGATGCAATCGGACGGCAGCTACGAGCGGTGTCGGCCGTCGACCGACGAGCCGAGCGAAGACGCTCACGAGACGTTCATGCGGTTGGCAGGGATCACCGGACCGCGGTGA